A region of Streptomyces sp. R44 DNA encodes the following proteins:
- a CDS encoding class F sortase has product MGRADGTGGPDGTAQPDRTGRRGAWGVVAVVLLVGVHLVRGGTGELQGSGPPQPLAAAAPDGTRAGLAALAPLPVPPPLPASPPVRVRVPAVRVDAAVTGVGLDADGWIEAPPPEDGRLAGWFTGAVTPGERGTAVVVGHVDTPNGRAVFYDLGALAKGHRVEIARRDGRTAVFAVYGVEVVPKQNFPAERVYGDADVPELRLITCGGTFTEENGYAGNVVVSARLVEVR; this is encoded by the coding sequence GTGGGGCGTGCGGACGGCACGGGAGGCCCGGACGGCACGGCACAGCCGGACCGCACCGGACGGCGCGGCGCCTGGGGCGTCGTCGCCGTCGTCCTCCTCGTCGGCGTCCACCTCGTGCGCGGCGGTACGGGGGAGCTCCAGGGGTCCGGCCCGCCGCAGCCCCTCGCCGCGGCCGCGCCCGACGGGACCCGCGCCGGCCTCGCAGCCCTCGCCCCCTTGCCCGTACCCCCTCCGCTGCCCGCCTCGCCCCCGGTCCGGGTCCGCGTCCCCGCCGTCCGCGTCGACGCCGCCGTCACCGGGGTGGGACTCGACGCCGACGGCTGGATCGAGGCCCCGCCGCCCGAGGACGGCCGGCTCGCGGGCTGGTTCACCGGCGCGGTCACCCCCGGCGAGCGCGGCACCGCCGTCGTCGTCGGCCACGTCGACACCCCGAACGGCCGGGCCGTCTTCTACGACCTCGGCGCCCTTGCCAAGGGACACCGCGTCGAGATCGCCCGCCGCGACGGCAGGACCGCCGTCTTCGCCGTGTACGGGGTCGAGGTCGTCCCCAAGCAGAACTTCCCCGCCGAACGGGTCTACGGCGACGCCGACGTCCCCGAACTGCGCCTGATCACCTGCGGCGGCACCTTCACCGAGGAGAACGGCTACGCCGGCAACGTGGTCGTCTCGGCCCGTCTGGTCGAGGTGCGCTGA